In the Marinobacter sp. Arc7-DN-1 genome, GGGTGCCCAAACTTCCGGGATGCCCGGTAAGCGTCTGTCAGAATGTCATGGGTCAGCCACGATTGGGGGCCCATGCCGAACGGGAAGTGCAGTAAACTCATAGCCCAGGCTTCTTGCCATAAGGGCATACGACCAGAGCTGTCAGCCTTGAGCCCACGAACCTGAATCTCATCGAACACGAGGCTGGGAATAACCACTGACAGGATGAGCCAGGCGACCAGACCGTAAACCGCAAATCTGGCGAACAACTTTATCCAGGGCAGAGCCGCTCTTCCAAAGCAGGCCCACACCAGAACAAAACCAAAGAGCAAGCCAACCATGGAACCACGGGACGATGACAGGAACAGCAGCCACCACCATATAGCGCCCGTAAATGCTGCACCCAGCCGCCAGAGCCTGTTTCGTTTACAGGGCACAACCAGAAGAAATAATGGAAACAGCGGTACCACCCAGGTCGCTATGTGGCTCCAGTAACGGATATTTACAAAGCCCCACGGAATAATCTGGTCGAGCCGGGAGAAATCGTCGGTAATGGCGAACAGATAAACCGTAATCGTCATCGCTGCATAGAAGAAACAGGCTACTGCAGCCACCACTACCAGCGCCTGAGCGGCCTCCCGAGCCAGGCCCTCTGTTCGGATAACGTAGCCACTGATGCCAAAGGCGAGGAAATAAAGCGCATAAAACACCGGCTCCACCAGATAAAAAGGCCCGGAGTGATATTGCAGCACGGCAAGGAGGAAGCTGAATACCAGCAGGAGAAACGGCCATAGCTCTGGCACTATGGACGCCAGCTGCCCGTTATATGACAGCCTCCCAAGCCCCAGGACAATCGCGGCAATCAGCAACAACGAGAGCAAAACCCGCTGATCCGCATAAGCGCCAAAGACCGATGGAATAAAGTCGGCAAAGAGGACTGAACCGAATAACAGAGCGAAAACCGGAACCAAAACCGGGAAAGATTTGTTTTTCATTTTTTGCGCGTGGCCGAGAACAGGAATTAAAGAACAGCGGAATATTATCGACGATTTGCTGTTCCTCTAATCTGACTAAACTTTCCGAACAGGCTCAGGGCTGTCGAAAGCAAAGGCACGGGCCAAGGGCTTGCTCGCCCTGACGATAATTAATGCCCCCTGGCCGCTTTTCCACCAGTTGAGACAATCGGTTTTTTTCATCGTGCATGTTAACTGTTTTCATCGCCTTCTTGAGATCGCGTAGCTCAGTTTTATTGGCTTAATCCGACTGCACCAGCAAAGATGAGTCTTGACGCCGACGCGAATTCATTCTTTGGCCTGCTATATTAAGTTGTGCCTGTCCATGATTGTTCGATGATTGTTCGAATATTGGGTAACGCATGCACCAAAAGCCCGAGAAATAAATCATCGGGCTTTTGGTGGATCAGGTCAGATCAGTGCCTGTCCATGATCACAGGCACCTGTCCATGATCAGATCTAGAAACGACAAAGGCCCGGAGATCGAAACCTCCGGGCCTTTGGGGATCGGGTCAGGCTATGTTGTGCCTGCCCATAATTCATTCACAATTTATTATACATGTCCATGATGATCGTTATTTACAGAATCATTATGTCCAGCAATATTATTATTTCCTTCAATGCTATTACTGGCACCCTGTAGGACGCAGATTGGCTGGCGCTGTTGTGGCACAAGTCCAAGTGCCGTTGGCAGTACGTGTCCATGTGAGGGTTGACGGGCCAGCTTGTAGAACCGCTGCGGCATTATTACCAAACGTTGCGGTGATTGTCGAGGTTGCAGTCAAAGGATCTGGCAACTGAGGCACACCAGTTCCCACAGGGATGGCAAGAGCACCAGCACCCTGGATAGCACCAGTTATAAGGTTGGACCCCGTCGCGCCCGAATCACACTGACCGGCACCAGTACCCAGAACAAGACGGCCATCATTGATACAAGCCTCCACCGCAGTTTTCACCGCACCGGTCTCTTGCATTACACGTGTAACTTGAGATCTGGCAATGTAGTTCTGATACTGCGGAATAGCCACTGCCGCCAAAATACCAATAATCGCAACAACGATCATCAGTTCGATCAGGGTAAAACCCTTCTGAGCGTGATTCATTTGAATGTTCTTCATTATTGACCTCTGTGTTTGTCGTTGATCAACTCTGTCTGGCCCGGGGCCGGTGGAGCCGTGCCCCGTGACCGGTGTTTTGAGCCTGCCAGAGTTAATGCACCGGCTGTGCCAATATTGATGAAGTGCAAATTTCCTGGAAATACGTCAATTATTTCAGCACCCTGCAAGGCTTTGTGAGCCAGGTCACACCTCGGTAGGTGGCGGCTTTAGCTGCCCGGTGGCGTCAGTGGGTGACAAATTTGGTCACCGGTTTTAGTCGCCACAGGTGCACTACGGCTGAAAATGGGGTCAGAAGAAGGCTCCAAGGCTGAAAGTGGGGTCAGAAGAATGAAAGTGGGGTCAGAAGAAGGCTTTCTTCTGACCCCGGGGTTTGACGGCTGGGGTTGGCGCCAGGGCAATCAGCTTTCCAAACGCTTTCTAGCCATCTAAACTCACTGCAATTGACAAAACACCGGTTTCAGTAACTTAGGCTGCGTTCCTTATTCAATTTATGTCTACCAACAAAAGCAATATCACGCTTACCGGCCTTGCGAGGCGCTTCGTGGACGACGGGCTCCTTGACGAGGCAACGGCAAAAGACGCTTTTCTCCAGGCGTCTCAGAACCGGATTCCTTTAATCACCTACCTCACCCAGAACAGTCTGGCAGACAGCTCCAGGCTTGCATTTTCAGCAGCTATGGAATTCGGGGTTTCGGTTCTGGATCTTTCCGCCTTCCTGCCGGAAATGATGCCCGAGAAGGTGGTAGACGAGAAACTGATCCGAAAGCACAACGCTCTCCCACTCTACAAACGCGGGAATCGTTTGTTCATTGCGGTTTCAGACCCGACGAACATCCAGGCGCTGGATGAAATCAAGTTCAACACAGGCTTGAGCACTGACGCCATTCTGGTCGACGACGCCAAACTGAGAGAGGCCATCGACAAGTATCTGGAATCCCAGGACACCACGATGGGAGACCTGGACGACTCGGACCTTGAAGGCGTTGAAACCGAAGGCGGCGAGCAGGAAGACGATGGCGCGGTAACCGCAAGCGAAGTTGATGATGCGCCCATTGTTAAGTACGTGAACAAGATGCTGCTCGATGCCATTCGTGGTGGCGCCTCGGATGTTCACTTCGAGCCTTACGAGAAGATCTATCGTGTGCGCTACCGCACCGACGGCATTCTGAAAGAGGTCTCCCATCCTTCCATCAAGCTGGCACCCAAAATTTCGGCCCGCGTAAAGATCATGGCCCAGTTGGACATTTCCGAGCGCCGGGTGCCTCAGGACGGCCGGATCAAGATGAAGCTGTCGAAAACCAAGGCGATCGATTTCCGGGTGAACACACTGCCCACCCTCTGGGGCGAGAAAATCGTTTTGCGGATTCTGGATCCGAGCCAGGCCAAGCTCGGCATTGATGTGCTTGGGTATGAGGAAGACCAGAAAAAACTGTACATGGATGCCCTTGCTCAGCCCCAGGGTATGATTCTGGTCACCGGCCCGACCGGGTCCGGTAAGACGGTTTCCCTCTATACCGGGCTGAACATTCTGAACACGCCGGGTATCAATATTTCCACGGCGGAAGACCCGGCGGAAATCAACCTTGAGGGCATCAACCAGGTAAACGTGAACACCAGGGTGGGCCTTGGCTTCGCCGAGGCCCTGCGAGCCTTCCTGCGCCAGGACCCGGATGTGATCATGGTGGGTGAGATCCGGGATCTGGAAACCGCAAACATTGCCATCAAGGCGGCACAAACCGGCCACCTTGTTCTTTCAACACTCCACACCAACAGCGCGGCGGAAACCCTCACGCGGATGATGAACATGGGTGTACCCTCGTTCAACATTGCCACGTCGGTTAGCTTGATTATTGCCCAGCGCCTGGGCCGGAGGCTGTGTAATTCCTGCAAACAGGCTGCGGACATTCCGAAAGACGTGCTTTTGGCGGAAGGGTTCACACAGGAACAAATTGATACAGGCTTCACGTTGTACCGCCCCAAGGGCTGTGATAAATGCAATGGAGGATATAAAGGCCGCGTCGGTATTTACGAGGTGGTCAAGATTACCGACGAGCTGGCGAATATGATTATGGAAGAAGCCAGCTCCATCAAAATTGCAAAGCAGGCTCAGGCAGAGGGCTTCCGGACATTGCGGCAATCCGCTCTTCGCAAAGTTGTTGAGGGGGTTACCAGTCTTGAGGAAGCCAACCGCGTGACGAAGGATTAAGCATGGCAGAGAAAGCGCAGAAGCTGGAATCGTACGTTTGGGAAGGGAAGGATCGGAAGGGTAACAAGTCCAAGGGTGAGCTTACCGGGTCAAACCTTGCGCTTGTAAAAGCGCAACTCAGGAAGCAGGGCATTATTCCGGATAAGGTCAGAAAAAAACCCAAACCGCTGTTTGGCGGCAGCAAGAAGATCACGCCGTTTGATATCGCGATGCTGACCCGGCAGCTGGCAACCATGATGAAAGCCGGTGTGCCTCTGGTTCAGAGCTTTGACATTGTTGCGGATGGCCTGGAGAACAAGGGGCTTCAGGAACTGGTGATGAGTATCCGGAATGATATTGCTTCGGGTACCAGTTTTGCCGGGGCTCTTCGTAAGCATCCCAAGCATTTTGACGACTTATATTGCAACCTGGTGGATTCGGGTGAGAAGGCCGGTGCGCTCGAGACGATGCTCGACCGGATTGCCACCTATCTTGAAAAAACCGAGCTTTTGAAGAAGAAAGTTAAAAAGGCAATGACCTACCCGATTGCCGTTGTCGTGGTGGCAATTATTGTTACGGCCATCCTTCTGGTGAAAGTTGTGCCTCAGTTTGAGAGCCTGTTCCAGGGTTTCGGCGCGGAGTTGCCGGTGTTTACTCAGATGGTTGTGCACTTGTCTGAGTGGATGCAGAGTTGGTGGTTTGTCGTTCTCCTTGGAATCATCGGCACAATTTTTCTATTTAAAGAGGCTGTTCGCCGGTCCCAGAAATTCTCGGACCTTGTCGATAAATACGTCCTGAAACTGCCTGTCGTCGGCGAAATCCTCGACAAATCCGCCGTCGCAAAATTCGGCCGTGTTCTCTCTACCACCTTTGCTGCAGGTGTTCCCCTGGTGGATGCGCTTAATTCCGTGGCTGGCGCTACAGGTAATGCGGTTTACCGCGATGCCATCGACCGCATCAAGAACGATGTCTCCAGCGGTACCCAGTTGCAGGCTTCGATGCGCCAGCAGGATGTTTTTCCGGTTATGGCGGTTCAGCTGACGGCGATCGGTGAGGAATCCGGTAACCTGGATGAGATGCTGGCCAAGGTGGCGGAGCATTATGAGGCAGTGGTGGACGATATGGTTGATAACCTCACCGCGCTGATGGAGCCGATGATTATGGCGGTTCTGGGTGTGCTGGTGGGTGGTTTGATTATTGCGATGTATCTGCCGATCTTCCAGATGGGGCAGGTTGTTGGTTAGTGAAAATGGGGTCTGATGAAAATGGGGTCTGATGAAAACTTCATCTGACCCCGGGTTCGAAATAGGGGTCAGAAGAAAGCGTTCTTCTGACCCCGAGTTCACGTAAAAGTGGGGTCAGATGAAGGCTTTCATCTGACCCCGAGTTCGCCAAGCTGCTTTTCGGTCAATTGATGCTTACTTTGGATACCTTTCTTTCTACCCCCTGGCTGCTTTACCTTACCGTTACCCTGGTTTCCCTCTGCATCGGCAGCTTCCTGAATGTTGTGATTCTGAGGCTGCCGAAGATGATGCACCAGGACTGGCGCTGCCAGTGCGAGGAGTTTCTGGAGTTGCCTGAGAAGCAGCGCAAGCAGGACGAGCGTATAACTCTTTCCAGGCCGGCTTCCACCTGCCCCTCCTGCGGCCATGGCATTCGTGCCTGGGAAAACATTCCGGTGGTGAGCTATCTGGTGCTTCGGGGCAGGTGTGCCTCCTGCAAGGCTCGGATTTCGCCCCGCTATCCGCTGATTGAGACGGTAACCGCGGTGTTTTCCGTGGTTACGGTCGCCCTGCTTGGGGCCAATGAGTCTGCGCTTTGGGCGTTGTTGCTGGTGTGGGCTTTGGTGGCCCTTACCGTGATTGATTTCGATACCCAGCTGCTGCCGGATAACATCACCCTGCCCCTGATGTGGCTGGGGCTGGTGCTGAATTATTTTGGTGTGCTGACGGACTTTACCAGTGCCTTCTGGGGCGCGGTGGCTGGCTATCTTTCCCTGTGGTCGGTTTACTGGCTGTTCAAGCTGGTGACCGGGAAGGAAGGCATGGGGCATGGCGACTTCAAGTTGCTGGCCGCTCTGGGTGCCTGGCTGGGGTGGCAGCTGTTGCCGGCGGTGATTCTGCTTTCCTCGGTGGTTGGTGCGGTTGTGGGTATCAGCCTGATGGTGTTCAAGAAGCATGGGCGGGAAGTGCCGATTCCGTTCGGGCCTTATCTGGCTACGGCGGGGTTGCTTTGCCTTTGGTTTGGTAGTGAGATTCAGGGGTTCTGGTTTGGGTTTTTGGGGGTTTGATTTTGGGGTCTGACGGGGTAGGTGCTGGTGAAAATGGGGTCAGAGCAAAATCGCTTGGCGATTTTGGTCTGACCCCGGCCGGCCAAGGGGTCTGACCAAAAACTCCCTGAGTTTTTGCTCTGACCCCATTTTCAGCGGGAGTAAAGGATTTGCAAATTGTTGGACTGACAGGTGGCATCGGCTCCGGTAAGTCAACGGTGGCGCGCCTGTTTGGGGATCTGGGGGTGCACTGGGTGGATGCCGATGATGTGGCCCGGGAGGTTGTTGAACCGGGCACGCCTGCGCTGGCGCGGATTGCGGAGCATTTTGGCGAGGGGATTTTGACTGCCGAGGGTGCTTTGGATCGGGGCCAGCTTCGTACCATCGTCTTTCAGGAGCCCGAAGAGCGGGCTTGGCTTGAGTCGCTGTTGCATCCGATCATTCGGGAAGAACTGATTCGGCAGTTACATCCGGACAATTACCAGCTTCCCTATGTGCTTCTGGTCTCCCCTCTCCTCCTCGAGACCGACCAACACGAACTCGTTGATCGCATTGTCGTGATCGATGTCCCCACAGATGTCCAGATCGAACGCACCATGGCCCGGGACACGAACTCCCGTGAGCAGGTTGAGCGGATTATTGCGGCGCAGATGCCGCGGGAGCAGCGGCTTGGGCGTGCGGACGCTATAATTGACAATAACCGCCCTTTGGATGAGGTGGCGCGCCAGGTGCGTGAGCTGCATGAACGATTGTTGGTGGATTTTGGCTGACGGGTCTTTCCGCTTCCGGCTTGCAGGTCTGGCGGCTGCGTTCACTCTGACTTTCCCTTCTCCCAGCTACAGCATCGAGCGGGTGTTTGAGGTGAAGGAGCGATCTGTGGCCGAGATTCTGTCGCCGGAGGCCCTGCCTATTGGGTTTTACACCTTTGAGCCGGATGAGTATTGGGCAGAGCCCAGGGATTCGTATTGGCTGAAATTCAGTAACTGGGTTCTGCGCCAGGAGCGCGTCCAGGGCCCCAGAATCCAGTCCCTGGGCCAGTGGGCAGACCGAACGCTTTCAGGCAGCAACTACGATCTTCCCAATAATGAAAGCTACCTGCGCATTGGTTTTGCCACCGAGTCGGAATATGGAGATCCGGCGCAGTTTAAGCCGGAGGCGCGGTTCCGGCTGGATATTCCGACAACCAAGCAAAAACTTCGGCTGGTTATTGAGAGCGAAAGCGAGGAGCTGATTCCCCTCGAGGAACGCCAGCGCTACCGGCAACTTACCGAGCCTGAACGCTCAGACACTGAAGCCACGGGCGCCCTGCGTTACCTGACGGAGGTGGGTGACGCCATCAATTTCTCCAATGACGTGGGTGTGCGCCTGCGGATTCCCGCGGATGCCTTCTGGCGGGCGACGGCGAAGAAGCGGTGGCGGCTGGACGACAAGTGGGTTCTGAACGCGCAGCAACGCTTTTATTATTTCCACCAGGATGGCTGGGGGGAGCGAACCTGGATTGATGCCGGGCGGCCGGTGGGGAAAGGCTGGTACTTTCGGTCCTCATCCGAGCTGGAATGGGTGCACCGGGACCGGAAATTTGTGGCTGCGCAGATTTTCAGCCTGCGAAAGCGTACAAATAACCGGCTGGTTGTCACGCCCCGGCTGGGGGTGCTGGGCGAAAGCCAGCCTTCCTGGCGCACCACCTCGGTGTTCGGGGACCTGACCTTTCGGTACCGGCTGCACAGCAACTGGCTGTATGCCGAGCTGATTCCGGCGCTGGAATTCCCCAGGGAGGAGAGCTCCAAGGACCGGGCTTCGGTGATTTTCCGGGTGGAGATGTTTTTCTCCGGTATTATTGAAGGTGATCGCCTTTGAAGCAGGGGGCAGAAGAACGCTTTCTTCTGACTCCGGGTTAAGCTGAAAGAGGGGTCAGATGAAGGTTTTCTTCTGACTCCGGGTTAAGCTGAAAGAGGGGTCAGATGAAGGTTTTCATCTGACCCCGGGTTAGACGCTGAACATGGGGTCAGAAGACGGCGTTCTTCTGACCCCGGAGTTTGCGGTGTTCCGTTCCGGAGTTTTAGATGTCCCGACACCCCTCAAAACCTGCCGCCGAGGCCCTCACGCTCACCCCGGTTGCCATTACCCGTTCCTGCTTCCGGGACAAGTTCGGGGTGCCGCGCCAGCCGGGGCTGACCCGCCATGCCCGGGCCGATCTGGTCATCCAGTCGCCGTTTGACCGGGAGGATGCGTTCCGGGGTCTGGAGACCGCCAGCCATCTGTGGCTCACCTTTCAGTTTCATGAGGCGGTGCGTGCCGAGTGGCGGCCGGTGGTGCGCCCTCCCCGGCTTGGCGGTAACCGGAAGATGGGCGTGTTTGCCAGCCGTTCGCCATTTCGTCCCAACAGTCTTGGCCTGTCGGTGGTTCGCAATGAGGGGCTTTTGCGGGTAGATGGCCAGCTCATTCTTCGCATCAGCGATCATGACCTGATCGACGGCACACCGATTCTCGATATCAAGCCCTACCTGCCCTTTGCCGATTCCGTGCCGGAGGCCACCCTGGGCTGGGCCGATTCACCGCCCACTGAAGAAAGGCTGGAGGTGGTGTTCCTGCCAGAAGCGGAGCAGCAGATCCTCGAGCTGCCACCGGAACACTACCCGGCATTGCGCCCCCTGATTGAGGATGTCGTGGGTTATGACCCGCGCCCTTCCTTTCGCCGGGGGCGGGAGGAAGATCGCATTTACGGTGCCCACCTGTACGACCTGAATGTGCGCTTCCGATTTGTGAATGATCGTTCATGGAAACGTGTCGAAGTGCTAACGGTCTGTTAAACTCCCTCTGGTGATTTTGTAGTCGACACAGGGAATTTGTGCCTTGCCTTCAAAGCAGCTATTCGAACGATTGGGAATACGGCCATTGGCGGCAAGACTGCTCGCCTATGTATTGCTGTTCAGCCTTCTCTTATCCCTGGTGGCCACCGGCGTTCAGCTGATCGGCGAGTTTGAGCGCCGGAAGGCTGATCTGCTGAGTAATCAGACACGGGCCGCCGAACTGGTCTCCGGTAGCATGAGTAACAACATCTGGCTGATGAATTTCAGCGAGGTGGCCAACAGCCTGGATGACATGAAAGCGGTGCCCGCGATCCAGTATGCCCGGGTGGTCACCACCACTGGCGAGGAATTCAGCACCGGAACCTATCCGGACGGCCGCGTTATCTCCCAGACCTTTCCCCTGGTGTTTGACCGCTCCACCATCCGCAGCCCCGAGAATGTGGGCACGCTGACCGTCACCTCCTCCATTGACCAGATCTACGCAGAGCTCTGGAACCGGGCGCTATTGAACCTGTTGTTCCAGTCCATTGTGGTGATGCTGGGTACCCTGGGATTATTGGTGATTGTTCGCCTGACCCTGTCCCGGCACCTGGAATCCATGGCCGACTACGCGGCACGGCTGAACCTGGATGCTCTGGTGGACCCGCTGAAGCTGAAACGCAAGGCCCTGAAAACGCCGGACGAACTCTCCGAGCTGGAACAGGCCCTGAACAAGATGCGCCTGCAGATTCTGGAA is a window encoding:
- a CDS encoding O-antigen ligase family protein, giving the protein MKNKSFPVLVPVFALLFGSVLFADFIPSVFGAYADQRVLLSLLLIAAIVLGLGRLSYNGQLASIVPELWPFLLLVFSFLLAVLQYHSGPFYLVEPVFYALYFLAFGISGYVIRTEGLAREAAQALVVVAAVACFFYAAMTITVYLFAITDDFSRLDQIIPWGFVNIRYWSHIATWVVPLFPLFLLVVPCKRNRLWRLGAAFTGAIWWWLLFLSSSRGSMVGLLFGFVLVWACFGRAALPWIKLFARFAVYGLVAWLILSVVIPSLVFDEIQVRGLKADSSGRMPLWQEAWAMSLLHFPFGMGPQSWLTHDILTDAYRASRKFGHPHNMYLMWAAEYGWISIVGLALLCCFALRHWWRQVAVVRAGQAPSGLLLVAFTASVLSALVHAGVSAVFIAPGSMLVGVAILTVFWALMKPEPAQPRDLIMDRH
- a CDS encoding pilin, whose amino-acid sequence is MKNIQMNHAQKGFTLIELMIVVAIIGILAAVAIPQYQNYIARSQVTRVMQETGAVKTAVEACINDGRLVLGTGAGQCDSGATGSNLITGAIQGAGALAIPVGTGVPQLPDPLTATSTITATFGNNAAAVLQAGPSTLTWTRTANGTWTCATTAPANLRPTGCQ
- the pilB gene encoding type IV-A pilus assembly ATPase PilB, whose amino-acid sequence is MSTNKSNITLTGLARRFVDDGLLDEATAKDAFLQASQNRIPLITYLTQNSLADSSRLAFSAAMEFGVSVLDLSAFLPEMMPEKVVDEKLIRKHNALPLYKRGNRLFIAVSDPTNIQALDEIKFNTGLSTDAILVDDAKLREAIDKYLESQDTTMGDLDDSDLEGVETEGGEQEDDGAVTASEVDDAPIVKYVNKMLLDAIRGGASDVHFEPYEKIYRVRYRTDGILKEVSHPSIKLAPKISARVKIMAQLDISERRVPQDGRIKMKLSKTKAIDFRVNTLPTLWGEKIVLRILDPSQAKLGIDVLGYEEDQKKLYMDALAQPQGMILVTGPTGSGKTVSLYTGLNILNTPGINISTAEDPAEINLEGINQVNVNTRVGLGFAEALRAFLRQDPDVIMVGEIRDLETANIAIKAAQTGHLVLSTLHTNSAAETLTRMMNMGVPSFNIATSVSLIIAQRLGRRLCNSCKQAADIPKDVLLAEGFTQEQIDTGFTLYRPKGCDKCNGGYKGRVGIYEVVKITDELANMIMEEASSIKIAKQAQAEGFRTLRQSALRKVVEGVTSLEEANRVTKD
- a CDS encoding type II secretion system F family protein, which codes for MAEKAQKLESYVWEGKDRKGNKSKGELTGSNLALVKAQLRKQGIIPDKVRKKPKPLFGGSKKITPFDIAMLTRQLATMMKAGVPLVQSFDIVADGLENKGLQELVMSIRNDIASGTSFAGALRKHPKHFDDLYCNLVDSGEKAGALETMLDRIATYLEKTELLKKKVKKAMTYPIAVVVVAIIVTAILLVKVVPQFESLFQGFGAELPVFTQMVVHLSEWMQSWWFVVLLGIIGTIFLFKEAVRRSQKFSDLVDKYVLKLPVVGEILDKSAVAKFGRVLSTTFAAGVPLVDALNSVAGATGNAVYRDAIDRIKNDVSSGTQLQASMRQQDVFPVMAVQLTAIGEESGNLDEMLAKVAEHYEAVVDDMVDNLTALMEPMIMAVLGVLVGGLIIAMYLPIFQMGQVVG
- a CDS encoding prepilin peptidase, which produces MLTLDTFLSTPWLLYLTVTLVSLCIGSFLNVVILRLPKMMHQDWRCQCEEFLELPEKQRKQDERITLSRPASTCPSCGHGIRAWENIPVVSYLVLRGRCASCKARISPRYPLIETVTAVFSVVTVALLGANESALWALLLVWALVALTVIDFDTQLLPDNITLPLMWLGLVLNYFGVLTDFTSAFWGAVAGYLSLWSVYWLFKLVTGKEGMGHGDFKLLAALGAWLGWQLLPAVILLSSVVGAVVGISLMVFKKHGREVPIPFGPYLATAGLLCLWFGSEIQGFWFGFLGV
- the coaE gene encoding dephospho-CoA kinase (Dephospho-CoA kinase (CoaE) performs the final step in coenzyme A biosynthesis.) produces the protein MQIVGLTGGIGSGKSTVARLFGDLGVHWVDADDVAREVVEPGTPALARIAEHFGEGILTAEGALDRGQLRTIVFQEPEERAWLESLLHPIIREELIRQLHPDNYQLPYVLLVSPLLLETDQHELVDRIVVIDVPTDVQIERTMARDTNSREQVERIIAAQMPREQRLGRADAIIDNNRPLDEVARQVRELHERLLVDFG
- the tsaA gene encoding tRNA (N6-threonylcarbamoyladenosine(37)-N6)-methyltransferase TrmO, with amino-acid sequence MSRHPSKPAAEALTLTPVAITRSCFRDKFGVPRQPGLTRHARADLVIQSPFDREDAFRGLETASHLWLTFQFHEAVRAEWRPVVRPPRLGGNRKMGVFASRSPFRPNSLGLSVVRNEGLLRVDGQLILRISDHDLIDGTPILDIKPYLPFADSVPEATLGWADSPPTEERLEVVFLPEAEQQILELPPEHYPALRPLIEDVVGYDPRPSFRRGREEDRIYGAHLYDLNVRFRFVNDRSWKRVEVLTVC